In the genome of Cucumis sativus cultivar 9930 unplaced genomic scaffold, Cucumber_9930_V3 scaffold120, whole genome shotgun sequence, one region contains:
- the LOC116405582 gene encoding uncharacterized protein LOC116405582, whose translation MTSTYLEKLGRYSWYQSLSFRFCRLTYDVSLCFCVPMANATLRLSSGIMPPRGGVRRGGRRGRGRGAGRNQPTEGQAEQRIPAAPVTHVEFDALSAHMEQRFTELMTAIARNQQAPAVPPAPVVPLYQQLHLHQQPLLHKDWLHNSRRYYRTNFLLRRNI comes from the exons atgacctcgacttacctagaaaagttgggtcgttacagttggtatcagagcctaagttttaggttctgtagactgacttacgatgtaagtctatgtttttgtgttcCTATGGCTAACGCGACCCTTCGTCTCTCGTCAG GAATTATGCCGCCAAGGGGAGGTGTACGTAGAGGAGGTCGTAGAGGCCGAGGTAGAGGAGCAGGTCGTAATCAGCCTACTGAGGGTCAAGCTGAACAGCGAATTCCTGCTGCACCCGTGACTCACGTCGAGTTTGATGCACTGTCTGCTCACATGGAGCAGAGGTTTACGGAACTTATGACGGCTATAGCTCGAAACCAGCAGGCACCTGCAGTTCCACCTGCACCTGTGGTTCCCCTGTACCAGCAGCTCCACCTGCACCAGCAGCCCCTCCTACACAAGGATTGGCTGCACAACAGCCGCAGATATTACCGAACCAACTTTCTACTGAGGCGAAACATTTGA
- the LOC116405583 gene encoding uncharacterized protein LOC116405583, which produces MSEEHRVQCAAFLLRDRGIIWWRTTMRMLGGDVRQITWDQFKNCFYTKFFSANLRDAKSQEFLELKQGHMTVEEYDQEFDMLSRFAPELVGNEQARADRFVKGLRDEIRDFVRALKPTTQAEALRLAVDMSIGKDEIRPRSFDKGSSSGQKRKAEQRTVGVPQRNLRPGDPFRSFQQSSGGAGDTTREKPLCNTCGKRHLGRCLMGTRVCYKCKQEGHMADRCPLRSTGAGQSSQGERPPQRGTIFATNRSEAEKAGTVVTEVEPLDYVLSVSTPSGEIMLSKEKIKACEIEIAGRVLDVTLLVLDMRDFDVILGMDWLATNHASIDCSRKEVVFSPPTASSFKFKG; this is translated from the exons ATGTCCGAGGAGCACAGAGTTCAGTGTGCTGCTTTTCTACTGAGGGACAGAGGCATTATCTGGTGGAGGACTACAATGCGCATGCTAGGTGGAGATGTGAGGCAGATTACCTGGGATCAGTTTAAAAACTGCTTCTATACCAAGTTTTTCTCGGCTAACCTTAGAGACGCCAAAAGCCAGGAATTCTTGGAGTTGAAGCAAGGACATATGACAGTCGAGGAGTACGACCAGGAGTTTGATATGCTGTCACGTTTTGCCCCTGAACTTGTTGGTAACGAGCAGGCTAGAGCTGATAGGTTCGTCAAGGGATTGAGAGATGAGATTAGGGACTTTGTGCGAGCACTAAAGCCCACTACCCAGGCTGAAGCGCTGCGTCTGGCAGTGGATATGAGCATTGGGAAGGATGAAATACGGCCAAGGAGCTTTGATAAGGGATCGTCGTCtggtcaaaagagaaaagcagAGCAGAGAACTGTGGGAGTTCCTCAGAGGAACTTGAGACCAGGCGATCCTTTTCGCAGTTTCCAGCAGAGTTCTGGCGGGGCAGGAGACACTACTCGAGAGAAGCCATTATGCAATACGTGTGGGAAACGTCACCTGGGTCGTTGTTTGATGGGAACGAGAGTCTGTTATAAGTGCAAGCAAGAGGGACACATGGCTGATAGGTGTCCCTTGAGATCTACTGGGGCTGGACAGAGCAGTCAGGGAGAGAGACCTCCACAGCGGGGTACAATCTTTGCCACTAATAGATCAGAGGCAGAGAAGGCCGGCACAGTGGTGACAG AGGTGGAACCCTTAGATTATGTTTTGTCAGTGTCTACACCGTctggagaaattatgttgtctaAGGAAAAGATTAAAGCGTGTGAAATTGAGATAGCTGGTCGTGTGCTGGACGTAACCTTGTTGGTATTAGATATGCgtgactttgatgtaattttaggtATGGATTGGCTAGCTACTAATCATGCTAGTATTGATTGTTCTCGTAAGGAAGTTGTGTTCAGTCCCCCTACTGCATCTAGCTTTAAATTCAAGGGGTAG